The Longimicrobiales bacterium nucleotide sequence CCAACAAGAAGTGGATCACAGCAGCACCTCTGCTGGGAATGTTGGCGTGCGCGGTGTTCACCCTTCCCCAGCGCGCATCCGGGCAAGAGGTTCGCAGACTTCGCTCCGACCTGGAGTCCATCCTCGGGAGTTTTCAGTCACGGGGCGCCACCTGGGGCGTTTTAGTCACCTCGATGGATCAAGGCGATACGCTCTTCGCTGTTGGACCCGACTCCGCCCTTGCCCCGGCGTCCAACCTCAAGCTCCTCACGACCGCCGCGGCTCTGAGAGAATTGGGACCTGAATTCCGATTCCAGACCTTCCTTCTGACCGAGGGGGTTGTCGAGAACGGGGTCTTGCACGGGGACCTGGTCGTCTACGGAACCGGTGATCCGGGGATATCGGACCGGTTCTATTTTGAGAAGGACGGCGTCTTCCATCTCTTGGTGGATCAGCTCTCCGAGGTTGGGATTCATTCGATCACCGGGGACCTGATCGCGGACGCCTCGCACCTTCCCGGCCCGCTCAGGCCCGATGGCTGGGACCCGGCAGACCTGAACGATCATTTCGCTGCCGGCATTTCGGCACTGTCGTACAACGAGAACGTGGTGTCCTTTCGAGTCGTTGCCGCGGGCCGTGGGGGTGAGCCACCCGAGCTTCACACGGTGCCCCCTAACGCGGGCCTAGATGTCGAGAACGTCGCCGAAACCGTAGCCGGATCGGCCCGTCCCCGTCTGGCGATCCTCCGGGAAGACCCGCTTGAAACCATTCGCATCCAAGGCCGTATTACCCGCGGCTCCAGAGACGTGTGGCGACAGATGACCGTACCGAGGCCAGCGCACTTTGCTGCCTCAGCTTTCCTCGCGGTTCTCGACGAACGTGGCATTCAGCTCGGCGGCGGAATCGAAGTGGTCAACGATCCGACAGAGTCCATCGTGGGCCGACTCAATGTCCCTTCCGATGCCGACCGTAGGCGCACTCGCATCCTTGCTAGGCATACCTCGCCCGCGCTTCGCGAATACCTCGCGGTCATCAACAAGCGTAGTAACAATCTCTTCGCCGAGCTCGTCTTCAGAACCCTCGGGCGGGTGCGCGACGGGCTGCGAAGCCCCAATTCGAGCGAACAAGCTGTTAAGGAATCTCTGGCGAACATTGGTGTCCCGGTCGACGACCTGGTCCTGCTCGACGGCTCAGGCCTGTCGGCAGGCAACAGAGTAAGCCCCGGCGCCTTCGTCGGTCTCTTCGACGGGATGGCACGATCTCCCGAGTGGCCAGAATACTGGAAGACCCTTCCAGAGGCCGGCCAGCGGCCCGGCCTTCC carries:
- the dacB gene encoding D-alanyl-D-alanine carboxypeptidase/D-alanyl-D-alanine-endopeptidase; amino-acid sequence: MDLLNSNKKWITAAPLLGMLACAVFTLPQRASGQEVRRLRSDLESILGSFQSRGATWGVLVTSMDQGDTLFAVGPDSALAPASNLKLLTTAAALRELGPEFRFQTFLLTEGVVENGVLHGDLVVYGTGDPGISDRFYFEKDGVFHLLVDQLSEVGIHSITGDLIADASHLPGPLRPDGWDPADLNDHFAAGISALSYNENVVSFRVVAAGRGGEPPELHTVPPNAGLDVENVAETVAGSARPRLAILREDPLETIRIQGRITRGSRDVWRQMTVPRPAHFAASAFLAVLDERGIQLGGGIEVVNDPTESIVGRLNVPSDADRRRTRILARHTSPALREYLAVINKRSNNLFAELVFRTLGRVRDGLRSPNSSEQAVKESLANIGVPVDDLVLLDGSGLSAGNRVSPGAFVGLFDGMARSPEWPEYWKTLPEAGQRPGLPRMYRTAAAGNLRAKTGTIEGVSALSGVVRSQDAERLAFSILLNGARSTTAAKRVEDLIGARLAEFARGPGRVPATIVAGVPVVPQAQADDTGRYQVRNGENLTFIARRYGLTIDDVLRANPRLEPNRIYAGQWLIIPQRSGGGSQ